A region of the Verrucomicrobiota bacterium genome:
CGTGAATCCGGGCCGCAGGTGCTTCGATGTCGGCACAAGCAGCACGTCGACGCGCGCCGGGTTGCGGAACCACGTGAGCGGCTCTTTCGCCTCGAACTCAAACGTCTTGAGCGGCACGCTCCCCTCGGGGATGTGCTCGGGCGTGCGTGTGCTGCTCGCCGCGATCGCGAGCGTCTCGACGGCCGCTGGCTTGCCGTCGCCGTCGGACGCTGTGGCGTTCGCGTGTTCGACCGACCGATTGGCCGAATGCAGCGCGTACGGCCCCTCCTGCACGAAGAACGCCCGGGGGATGTTCTCGTTGATCCACTCGGTCGCCACGCGCCGCGAGCTCTGGTGCCAGAAGAAGAAGTCAATGCGCACGACCTGGACAAGGCTCACGACGGCCATCACGCCTGCGAACGCCGCCCCAACGGCGATCCCCGGCACCCGCAGCTTCTTCGTCAGCCCCGCGAGCAGATGCGTCGCCACGCCCGCGTAGAGGCAGAAGAACAGTGTCACAATCGAGAAGTAGTACGGCTTGACCACCTTCGAGCTGACGAGCAGCACGGCGAGGTACAGCAGCACGAACAGCCCCGGCAGCATATAACGCCGGGTGCGAAAAGCCGAGCCGATGAATCCCGCCGCCGCGCCGATCGCCACGATCCCGCTCGCCCGCCACAGCACGGGGAAGTTTTCCGCGGCCGCGTGGCCAAGCAGCGACTGCTCGCCGCTCGCAACCGCCGCCGGCGCCTCGCGAAACTCCGACGCCCGCTGCATGAAGTCCGCAATGTCCTTGACGACGCGGTCCGGGTAAATGAGCAGCGACGGGATCGCCAGCAAGACGCCCACGATCGCCCCGGCGGCGATCAGCCCAAGCGCACGGATCGCCTGCCGGCCCACGAGCCGCCGCGGCGACGCGTACTTGAGCACGTGCAGCACCAGCACGTAGATTCCGACGATCGCGCCGTTGTACTTCGCCGCAAACGACACCGCGGCGAGGACCCCCCCGAGTGCGGCGTAGACGAGCCGCGCCCTGGCGCGGTACATGCGCAGCCCAACAAGCACGGTGAGACACACGAAGAGGTCCATCACCGCGTCGGGCATCGCGTAGTGCGCCGTCTCGACCGTAAGCCACGAGAGCGCGGCCAGTCCGCTCCCAACAAGTCCCGCGATCGGCCCCCATACTTCCAGCCCGATCCGGTAGATCACATACACGGCCAGCGCCGACATGAGACACACGGTCAGCCGCGCGAGCGCGAACAGCTTCGTGGCGAGGTCCGCGTAGTCGTTCGGCGCTCGTATCTCGCGCTCCCAGCCCATCACGTACAGCACCGAGCCGTACACACCCGTGATCGCCCGCCACTCCCACTCGACCAGGTGCATCATGAAGTACGGATAGCCGTCGATGTTGAAATCGGGTGGTTTCGACCGGTAGTAGTAGTGCCCATCGAGAAACCGCTCGGCCATCTTGATCTGCTTCGGCGTGTCAGGATGGTAGATGCGGCCTTCGTCCAGATCGTTCGACAGGCCGGCGAAACGCACGACAAACGCGACCACCACGATCGCCAGCGCGCCGAGCCGCACGGCCCACCGCTGCGTTGGCCGCGCTGTCTTCTCAACGGCGACGCCTTTCACGCGCCGCCCGAACGAACCCGCCGTCCGTTGCCTGCTGTACTTCACCGGTGCCATCGCTTCACGAGCCCTCGACCGTCCTGTTGATCTTCGCCTCCAAGTCGCGCCGGTCGTGGACGACCTTCGCAGGCGAGCCTTTCGCCACCGCGTACGGCGGCACGTTGGTGATCACGACCGACCCCGCCGTCACGATCGCGTCGCGCCCGATCGTCACGCCGTCGAGAATCGTCGCGCCCGCGCCGATCCAGGCGTTGTCCTCGATGACGATCCCGCCGCGCAGATCGAGCGGCTGGTCCACGATCGGGACGTCCGTCCGCTCGGTCCGATAGCCCGCCGCCCCGGCCATATAGCAGTATGGCGCGATAAGCACGCTGTCGCCCACCACGATCCGGTTGCCCGTATACACGTGGAATGTGCAGTTCGGGCCCACGCCCACGCGCCGCCCGATCCGGATGCTCCCGCCCTTGCATGCGAGGATCGCGTTGCGCGACACGATTGTGCCGTCGCCGATCTCGATGCTCACGGCCTCGTCGCTACGGCCGTCGAGCGAGACGTTGTTGTCCACGAGCACTCGCGCTCCGATCGCAATCCGCCACGGCGAGCGCAGCGTCAGATGCTCGCCGAACACGGTGCCCCGGCCGATGCGGCGGAAGATGCCGCGATAGAGGAGACGGCGCAGCGCCATCCCGAGCGCGCCCGGGCAGCCGCCGGCGAGCATTGCGATCTCGTACTTGAGCAGGTAGCCGAACCCGCGTCCGCCGAGCATGACGCTGCGGTATTTCGCCAGCGCCGACTGCCCCTCCTCGCGCATCAGGTGCCGCGTGCTCTGCAGCTTCGGCTCGCCCATAAGACAGTTATCCTTGTTCTTCCCCGCCCGCGCAGCGGACGACATGCTGTAGCCACGGGTGCTCACCCGTGGGCCACGTTCAAAACGTTCATCGAACCCCCGCAGGGGGTGACATCCGGCCCTCCCCTATACAACCCCTGCGGGGGTTCTACCATTCTGCAGCCCCTCACGAACCACGGTCCTAGGACCGAGGCTACAAGATGCCGCCCGCTGCACGGGCTCAGAGCATCAAACCACCGAGATCAGCCGCCGATCACTCGCACCGGTGATTTCGCGTGGAGCAGCCGATCGGTCAGCGCACGCAGCTCGTCCACCGTCTGCCCCTCGAAGAACAACCTGTACCACATTTCCAGGTTGATCAGAATCCAGATTCGGAAGTTGTGGTCCGCTCTGCCGCCGATGTGCTCGTCGAGCAGCCGCGCGATGGTGCCTCGCTCGAACAGCCCCAGGTCGACAAACCGCGACTCGGCCATCAGCCCGCGCACGTACGGCGCGAGATCCTGGCGCATCCACTGCGCCAGCGGGAATCCGAATCCCTGCTTACGCCGGGTGATGAGCTCACGCGGCAGGTAGCGCGACGCCACGCGCTTCAGAATGTACTTGAGCGTCTTGCCCTTGAGCTTGAGCGACGCCGGAATCGACGCCGCGTATTCGACGACACGGTAGTCCACAATCGGCGGCCGCCCCTCCAGGCCGTGCGCCATCGCCATCCGGTCCAGGATCACGAGCAGATGGTCGGGCAGCCGCGTCATGAGGTCCGTGTACAACATCCGGTCGACGAGATCCTCGACGCAGCCGGCCTCGAAATGCTCGAGAACCTTGGCGGCCGAGTCCTCGCCCTCGACAGCGGCGCGCGCATGCTCTGTGTAGAGGTCGCGCTTGGCCTCGTCGGTGAAGCGCAGGAAGCTCATGCTCTGCGCGTAGCGCCGGCCGTGCGTGAGGAACGACATCTCGTTGGCCCACCGCGCCTTCTGCGCCAGGCTCTTGTAGCCGTACGAATCCGGCACGAGCTTGACGAGCCGCCGCATGACCTTGTCGCGAAACCACCTCGGCAGGATGCAGTAGTAATCGACGAGCCGGTTGCCCGAGAACCGGTCGTAACCCGCGAACAGCTCGTCGCCTCCGTCGCCGCCAAGAGCGACCTTCACCGTCTTCGCGGCGAGGCGTGAGACGAGGTAGACGCCCACCCCGAACGGGTCCGACGGCTCGTCCATGTGCCACACCATCGACGGGATCAAGTGGACGAGGTCGGCCTCGACCACCTCCTCGTGGTGCTCGGTGCCGTACCTGTCGGCCACCATCTTGGCGTACGGCAGCTCGTTGAAGTCCATCTCCCTGACGCCGATCGAGAATGTCGGCACGGGCTCTCTGGACTGGCCGGCTTCGGCCGCAGCCGTGGCGGCCATCGCCGTGATCGTGCTCGAATCGATTCCGCCGCTCAAAAACGATCCGACACGCACATCGCTCAACATATGCATGCGGACCGTGTCGCGCAGCAGGTCGTGCAGGCCCTCTTCGATCGCGCGCTCGTCGTTCGGCAGTTTGTCGCGGTAGTCGGGCCGCCAGTAGCGCTCGATGGTCACCCGCCCGTTCTCGTAGACCAGCGTGCTTGCCGCCGGCAGCTTCTGGACGCCCTCAAAGAGCGTCATCCGGTCCGGGATGAACCGCAGCGAGATGTAGTGCCACAGCGCACGCAGATCGGGCTTCGGCCGAACGAGACCGCTCTGCATCACGGCCTTCACCTCGGATCCGAACGCGAACCGCTCGCCGTCGTGGTGGAAGAACATCGGTTTCTGTCCGACGTGGTCGCGCGCAAGCATGAGCCGCTTGCGGCGCGTGTCCCACAGCGCGAAGGCGAACATGCCGCGCAGGTGCTTGACGCAGTCGGCGCCGTGCTCGTCGTAGAGATGAAGGATGACTTCGACGTCGGTCTTGGTGCGGAACGGATAGCCGCGCGTCGAGAGGTCGTGCCGCAGCCCGGGCGAGTTGTAGATCTCGCCGTTGCAGACGAGCCACACCGTCTCGTCCCGGTTCGGGATCGGCTGGCGACCGCCTTCGAGGTCGATGATGCTCAGCCGCCGCTGGCCGATGCCCACGCCGGCACCGAACCAGAATCCTTCATCGTCCGGCCCGCGATGATCCAACACGGCCGCCATCTTGCGGACGACCATCTCGTCAACGGCGCCCGGTTGTATCAGTCCGCAGATGCCACACATAGTCCGCTAGCGAAAGGGAATGCCTCGTCGTGAGGCTGTAGGAAACACCAACCGCCCTCGCCCGTCAAGCGCTTCCTCGTCGTCACGGCGCTCGCTCAGTCGTCTGGGCCGGCTCATCATCCGCCGTGTCGGGATGATTCGAGCAGATCACGTACTCGCCCACCTCGGCGACGAAGTGCACGAACGGCTGCCCTTCTTCCATGAAGCTCGAGCTGATGTCCTCGTACGACGGGCGGTCCGTCACCACGAGCAGCCGTCGCCCTTTCAGGCGCATCATATGATCGAGCCGCTGTCTGCCGTTCCAGCGGTAGTAGCCGGCCTCGAGCGCCTTGAGCTCCGCCTCGGTGTAGAACGACACCTTCGTCTCGTCCGGCCGCGTGTAGTTGAACTCGACATCGCAGTCGAGACACAGCACCGGGTGGCCGAGGTAATACGGCAGCTCCTTGAGATACCTGCGATACATGACGGGTGCCACGCCGTCGCGGTAACGGCCCGCGTCTCGCTCCACTCGCTCCTGGATCAGCGCCGTCAGCTCGCGGCCCTCGTTGCCGATCCGCAGTTCGTCCTCATACCCGGCGACGAGTCGTGCCGTGAGCACCAGCGGAACCAGCATGCCCGCCGCGACGAGCATCAAACCCAACGCCCGACGATCCCGGTTTGCGGCCAGCACGGCCGTCGTGCCGAACAGGAAGAAGCTCGCCGCCCCCACAACGTGCAACAGCACCACACGGTCCGCACGCGCCCACGCGAAGGTCGAAGGGGAGAACATCACCGCCCCCACGGCCATCGCCATGAGCATGATGCCGAGCCAGAGCACCGCGCGCGCCGGCCGCCCGCCGTCGAGCACCCGATCAAGCCGGTGCCCAACGAGCAATGCGAGCGCCGGAAACAGCGGCAGGCAGTACGTCGCCAGCTTCGACTTCGTCATCGAGATGAAGACGAAAACCACGATCACCCACACGACCGGCACAAGGACACGCCGTCGGCTCTCGCCCGATCCACCGATGCGCCGCTGCAACGACGCCCAGATCTCCGACGGCACCATAGCGACCCACGGCAGGAACCCCAACGGCACGAGCCAGAAGAAGAACCAGAACGGCGCCGTCCGCTTGTGGATTTCCGTCGTCACACGCTGCACGGTCTGGTACTTCAGGAAGTAGTCGAGCAGAACCGGATTGCGGACCGTGACGATGACGTACCACGGGAGGGCCACGACGAGAAACACGCCTATCGCCCCCAGCCACGGCCACACGCCGATCCCCCGCCACTGGTTCGTCATCACCAGGTACACGAGCATCGGCGCGACCGTCGCCATGAGCAGCACGGGCCCCTTCGTCATGAACCCGAGCCCCGCAAACAACCCGCCGAGCACGAACCACATCCTGGGCCGTCGCTCGCCGAACAGGCTGCGCACAAAGCACACCCACGCCCACACGACGAAAGCACACAGCAGCATGTCCGTGTTCGCCAGCCGAGCCACAGCGAAGAACAGCGGACTCGCCAGCAGCACCAGCCCCGCGAGGAATCCCGTCCGCCGACCGTGCATGGTCCGCCCGATCACCGAGACGCCCATCACGACCGCCAGCGCCGCCAGCGCCGACGGCGCACGCGCCGCCCAATCGTTTTGTCCGAGAACGGCGAATGACGACGCCATCAGCCAGTACGTCAGCGGCGGCTTGTGCCAATGCTTGAACGCCAGGTTGTGCGTCGGCGTGAGCCAGTCGCCCGTTTCGCGCATCGACCAACTGATCGCCGCGTACCGCGTCTCGTCGGGCGACGAGAGCTCACGCGAGCCCAACGCGAAGCTCAGCACGAACACGGCCACCGCCGCGAGCACCCACGGCATCCAGCGCCCGTCCATCGCTGTCGCTTTGTCCGAGGTCTCAGTCACCGCTGTCGAATCCCTCTCGGACCGGTGGCCCTACTTCACCGCAACTTGCTGTGCGTGCGTCGTCTTGTCGTGACGCTTGAACGTCACACGGCTGGTCGCCCACACGTTTGGCCCGCGTCTCACGCGCACCTCATAGGTCCCGAAGAACCCGCGGAATCGCACCGCGCCATCGTCACCGGCTCTGAGCACAAGCTTCGTCGTCCACGTCGTGTGCACCAGCTTCATGAGCTCCTCGCACGCCGGTTTCGGCGTCCCGTCGGCGCGCAGCAGGCCCGCCTTCGCGTCGAGCCACGCGCCGCGATCCGAGAAGTCCCACCACGTGATCGCCTCGACCGCCGGATGGCTGAACAGCAGCGTGTAGAGGTCGGCCACGTATCGCGCCGTCTCCTTCTCGCCCAGTTTCTTGTCCGGGTACTCGCTCAGCACGGTGACCTCCGTGAAGTGCAGCGGCCCGCCCAGCTTAGCGAACCGCTCGCACACGGCCCATATGTCCTCGAGCGGCCGCGGCCCGCCGTGCATGTGCGTCTGGAGGCCGATCGCGTCGAACAGCGGCGTGCCCTCGTCATCGCGAAGCTCGTCGAGCACGGCGTAGAACTCGTCCGAAGTGACGTAGTCATTGACGAGCAGCGTCGCCTTCGGGTTCGCCGCGCGCGCACGCCGCAGCGCGTCCTTGACCGCCTCGATCTTGCCCGGGGCCATCAGCGCCTTCGTCGTCCTCGGCGCCTGCTTCTCGTTGCGTTCCCAGTCCGTCGGCTCATTGACCACGTCCCAGACGTCCACCGTCCCGGCAAACGCCTTGACGAGCGCATCCACACGCCCGAACGTCAGCGCGCGCACCTTCGTCTCGTCGTCGGGCAGCCACACCGGATCTGCGTGGTTCCAGACGAGCGGATGGCCCTTGAGTGCGATGCCGCGCTCGGCGCACCACGCCGCGATCCGCCGCGCGCGCGCCTCGTCCGTCTTGCCCGGCTCCGGCTCGTACGCCCACCAGTAGAACGGCAGCGTCGCGTAGTTGAGCAGGGCTTCGTACCGGTCGCGATAGCGCCCGCTGAACTCGTCGCGCCCGTCCGACCACATGAAGATGTTGCAGCCGAACAGAAACTCGTGTCGCGTCAGCTCGACCTCCACTTCCGCCCCGCGCAGCGGCCGCCCGCCGGCATCATTGAGCACGAGCGCGAAGTCGCCCTTGCGGCACTGCTCGATGCGCTCCGGCGCGCCGTCGAGCACACCCGGTCCATCCCCCGCAGCCGCCCAGCTTGCCGGAACGGCAACAGCCCAGCAAGCCACAACCATGACGATCAGGCGCATACCGAGACCCCGCATGGAAACCGCACCAGCCTAGGGGTTTCGCGCCCGCACCGCAAGTGATTGTCCAGCCAACACGCCGTTGCCGTCTGGGCCACATCCGTGCTAGCCTTGGATCGAGGGAAAGGGGAGCGATCCATGCGCCAACCACGCGTCGTCGTCGTCGGAAGCATCAACACCGACATCATCGTCCACGCCAAGCGTCTGCCCGCGCCCGGCGAGACCGTGCTCGGCGGCGACTGGATCATGGCCGGCGGCGGCAAGGGCGCAAACCAGGCCGTCGCTGCCGCACGCGCCGGCGCGCACGTCACCTTCGTCGGACGAGTCGGCGCCGACCTCTTCGGCCGCGAATCACTCGCCCGCCTCCGGGCCGAGGGCATCGACACGCGCCACGTTGTTGAGGATACGACCAAGGGATCCGGCGTCGCCCTCATCATGGTCGGGCCCAACGGCGAGAACATCATCGCCGTCGCCCCGGGCGCCAACGGCGCCGTCATGCCCGCGGACGTTGACGCCGCGGCCGACGCCATCGCCCACGCCGACGTGCTCGTCGCCCAGATGGAAGTTCCTCCCGCCGCCATCGCCCACGCCATCGGGGCTGCCCACGCGCGCGCCACGGCCGTGCTGCTCAATCCAGCGCCCGCGCCCGCCGAGCCGATCGCCCAGAAGATCCTCGGCATGATCAACTACCTTGTTCCCAACGAAGTCGAGGCGACACACCTCACGGGCGCGAGGAGTCTTGACGCCGGCGTCAAGGCGCTCCTCGACCGGGGCGTCGGCCACGTGATCATCACGCTCGGCGCCAAAGGCGCCGCCGTGTTCGACATATCCGGCCGCGTGGACGTCCCCGCCCACACG
Encoded here:
- the asnB gene encoding asparagine synthase (glutamine-hydrolyzing), which translates into the protein MCGICGLIQPGAVDEMVVRKMAAVLDHRGPDDEGFWFGAGVGIGQRRLSIIDLEGGRQPIPNRDETVWLVCNGEIYNSPGLRHDLSTRGYPFRTKTDVEVILHLYDEHGADCVKHLRGMFAFALWDTRRKRLMLARDHVGQKPMFFHHDGERFAFGSEVKAVMQSGLVRPKPDLRALWHYISLRFIPDRMTLFEGVQKLPAASTLVYENGRVTIERYWRPDYRDKLPNDERAIEEGLHDLLRDTVRMHMLSDVRVGSFLSGGIDSSTITAMAATAAAEAGQSREPVPTFSIGVREMDFNELPYAKMVADRYGTEHHEEVVEADLVHLIPSMVWHMDEPSDPFGVGVYLVSRLAAKTVKVALGGDGGDELFAGYDRFSGNRLVDYYCILPRWFRDKVMRRLVKLVPDSYGYKSLAQKARWANEMSFLTHGRRYAQSMSFLRFTDEAKRDLYTEHARAAVEGEDSAAKVLEHFEAGCVEDLVDRMLYTDLMTRLPDHLLVILDRMAMAHGLEGRPPIVDYRVVEYAASIPASLKLKGKTLKYILKRVASRYLPRELITRRKQGFGFPLAQWMRQDLAPYVRGLMAESRFVDLGLFERGTIARLLDEHIGGRADHNFRIWILINLEMWYRLFFEGQTVDELRALTDRLLHAKSPVRVIGG
- a CDS encoding endo-1,4-beta-xylanase: MRGLGMRLIVMVVACWAVAVPASWAAAGDGPGVLDGAPERIEQCRKGDFALVLNDAGGRPLRGAEVEVELTRHEFLFGCNIFMWSDGRDEFSGRYRDRYEALLNYATLPFYWWAYEPEPGKTDEARARRIAAWCAERGIALKGHPLVWNHADPVWLPDDETKVRALTFGRVDALVKAFAGTVDVWDVVNEPTDWERNEKQAPRTTKALMAPGKIEAVKDALRRARAANPKATLLVNDYVTSDEFYAVLDELRDDEGTPLFDAIGLQTHMHGGPRPLEDIWAVCERFAKLGGPLHFTEVTVLSEYPDKKLGEKETARYVADLYTLLFSHPAVEAITWWDFSDRGAWLDAKAGLLRADGTPKPACEELMKLVHTTWTTKLVLRAGDDGAVRFRGFFGTYEVRVRRGPNVWATSRVTFKRHDKTTHAQQVAVK
- the rbsK gene encoding ribokinase, coding for MRQPRVVVVGSINTDIIVHAKRLPAPGETVLGGDWIMAGGGKGANQAVAAARAGAHVTFVGRVGADLFGRESLARLRAEGIDTRHVVEDTTKGSGVALIMVGPNGENIIAVAPGANGAVMPADVDAAADAIAHADVLVAQMEVPPAAIAHAIGAAHARATAVLLNPAPAPAEPIAQKILGMINYLVPNEVEATHLTGARSLDAGVKALLDRGVGHVIITLGAKGAAVFDISGRVDVPAHTVKAVDAVGAGDAFCGVLACGIAEGLDLLDAVRQANAAAALSVTRRGAQPSMPTRDEIHRLLNGRQPG
- a CDS encoding glycosyltransferase family 39 protein — encoded protein: MTETSDKATAMDGRWMPWVLAAVAVFVLSFALGSRELSSPDETRYAAISWSMRETGDWLTPTHNLAFKHWHKPPLTYWLMASSFAVLGQNDWAARAPSALAALAVVMGVSVIGRTMHGRRTGFLAGLVLLASPLFFAVARLANTDMLLCAFVVWAWVCFVRSLFGERRPRMWFVLGGLFAGLGFMTKGPVLLMATVAPMLVYLVMTNQWRGIGVWPWLGAIGVFLVVALPWYVIVTVRNPVLLDYFLKYQTVQRVTTEIHKRTAPFWFFFWLVPLGFLPWVAMVPSEIWASLQRRIGGSGESRRRVLVPVVWVIVVFVFISMTKSKLATYCLPLFPALALLVGHRLDRVLDGGRPARAVLWLGIMLMAMAVGAVMFSPSTFAWARADRVVLLHVVGAASFFLFGTTAVLAANRDRRALGLMLVAAGMLVPLVLTARLVAGYEDELRIGNEGRELTALIQERVERDAGRYRDGVAPVMYRRYLKELPYYLGHPVLCLDCDVEFNYTRPDETKVSFYTEAELKALEAGYYRWNGRQRLDHMMRLKGRRLLVVTDRPSYEDISSSFMEEGQPFVHFVAEVGEYVICSNHPDTADDEPAQTTERAP